The following proteins come from a genomic window of Flavobacterium crocinum:
- a CDS encoding TPM domain-containing protein gives MSKVEDFLTKEEEHEIVEAIRMAENNTSGEIRVHIEKTTSKAHYDRALEVFHELRMDETKLQNGVLLYFAVEDKNFVICGDKGINDLVSDDFWDCTKDVMVNHFKAGNFKQGIVDGILNAGEQLKKYFPSQEDDINELSNEISKG, from the coding sequence ATGTCAAAAGTAGAAGATTTTTTAACCAAAGAAGAAGAGCATGAAATTGTTGAAGCTATTCGTATGGCCGAAAATAATACTTCTGGCGAAATTAGAGTACACATAGAAAAAACAACTTCTAAAGCTCATTACGATAGAGCTTTAGAAGTTTTTCATGAATTACGAATGGATGAAACTAAATTGCAAAATGGCGTACTGCTTTATTTTGCTGTTGAAGATAAAAACTTTGTAATTTGTGGAGATAAAGGAATTAATGATTTAGTATCTGATGATTTTTGGGACTGTACCAAAGACGTTATGGTAAATCATTTTAAAGCTGGAAACTTTAAACAAGGCATTGTTGACGGCATCTTAAATGCCGGAGAACAATTGAAAAAATATTTCCCTTCTCAGGAAGATGATATAAACGAATTATCAAACGAAATTTCAAAAGGATAA
- a CDS encoding TPM domain-containing protein, with protein MKNSQNKISNSNRIFQLTFLFVAFFICNTIFAQFDIPKKPDFQTSVYDYANVLSASEKTQLEEKLVRYSDSTSTQIVVITIESLKGEDIGILTPKWAQEWGIGQTKEDNGVLILLAKQERRIWISPGYGLEDRLTAGIGGEITRNIIIPEFKAGSYYRGLDKGADALFDVFKGKYKGERKKAKGQDFPIFPFIVIVVIVLILLAKNKRGGGGNSGNNGGGPSLLDVIILSNLGRSGGGGFGGFGGGSSGGGFGGGGGFGGGFGGGGFSGGGSGGSW; from the coding sequence ATGAAAAATTCTCAAAATAAAATCTCAAATTCCAATAGAATTTTTCAGTTAACCTTTTTGTTTGTCGCGTTTTTTATCTGCAATACTATTTTTGCTCAATTTGACATCCCGAAAAAACCTGATTTCCAAACTTCTGTTTATGATTATGCTAATGTTTTAAGCGCTTCTGAGAAAACACAATTAGAAGAAAAATTAGTTCGTTATTCTGATTCTACTTCTACTCAAATTGTAGTTATCACAATAGAAAGCTTAAAAGGTGAAGACATTGGAATTCTTACGCCAAAATGGGCTCAGGAATGGGGTATTGGTCAGACAAAAGAAGATAATGGTGTTTTAATTTTGTTAGCCAAACAGGAAAGACGAATCTGGATTTCTCCTGGTTACGGACTAGAAGACCGTTTAACTGCCGGAATTGGTGGTGAAATTACAAGAAACATTATTATTCCTGAATTTAAAGCCGGAAGTTATTACCGTGGACTTGACAAAGGAGCCGATGCTCTTTTTGATGTTTTTAAAGGGAAATACAAGGGCGAACGCAAAAAAGCCAAAGGACAAGACTTTCCAATCTTTCCATTTATTGTAATTGTTGTAATTGTTTTGATTTTACTTGCCAAAAATAAAAGAGGCGGTGGCGGAAATTCCGGCAACAATGGCGGCGGCCCTAGTCTACTCGATGTTATTATTCTAAGCAATCTTGGAAGAAGTGGCGGAGGCGGATTTGGAGGTTTCGGCGGAGGATCATCTGGCGGTGGTTTTGGCGGCGGCGGCGGCTTCGGCGGTGGA